The Phocoena sinus isolate mPhoSin1 chromosome 8, mPhoSin1.pri, whole genome shotgun sequence nucleotide sequence tttttattttgtgtaccCTTTAATACAAAAAACATATAATTGATAGATGGTAGTAGATATGGATAATTTTACTACATTTCTCTACTATGTTTACTGTATGTTTTTCTTTACCTATTATTGTTTctgtcatatttttatatttctagctgcggtcttttctgcttagagaattCTCTTTAACATTgcctgtaaagctggtttagctGTGCTGAGGCCTTTTAGATTTTGCTTTCTGTAAAacaattttctctctttcaaatGTGAATGATAGCCTTGCTAGGTAGAATATTTTTAGTTGTAGgagttttcctttcatcactttgaatatatcatatcattcccttctggcctgcaaagtttctgctgaaaagtcagttgagagtcttatgggagttcccttgtacataactagttgtttttctcttgctgcacttaagattctctctttatctttgccATTTTAGTTTTGATGTGTCTTGATGTAGAACTCTTTAGTTTCATTTGTAgggggactctctgtgcttcctggatctggaattctgttttcctccccagactaaggaagttttcagctattatgtcttcaaataaattctcttccgcttctctccctcttctctttctgggacctttataatgtgaatgttagtacacttgatgttgctCCAGAGGCCCCTTAAAATatccttacttttaaaaattattttttctttttttctattcagctTGGATGATTTATACTATGCTTCAAGTTTGCTGATCTGTTCTTCTGAATCATCTAATCTActgctgattccttctagtgtattttttatttcagtttttctattcATCAgatctgtttggttcttctttaaattttctaactctttgttgaaattttcactctgttcatcctttcttctcttggGTTTGGcaagcatctttatgatcattaccttgaactcttttaAATTGCTTATCTACACTTCTTTTAGTTCTTCTGAGGTTTTGTCCTATTCCTCCTTTTGGAAAATATTCCTTTGtatcctcattttgcttaattctctgtgtttatttctatgtattaggtaatTCAGTTAAGTTTcttgatcttggagaagtggttTTATGTGGGAGATTCCTTATGTGGCCTAGCAGCACACTGCCCTCTGATCACCAGAGCTATTATCCAGGTGTGCCCCTTATGTGAACTGCATGGGCCCTTCTCTTGTGGGAGGACTGACTACTGTGGGTGCTCTGGTAGGTGGAGCTGGCCATTGGCccggttggttgccaggccctgatTCATGTGGTGGCTGCCAGCCAGTTTGTGCATGGGGCCAAGTCCCAGCATGGGTGTTTGCATAGCTTGGGGTGTCCTGGGGTTGCTGCTAGCCCACCTGAGGGTGGAGTCAAGTCCTGAGGCAGTTGACTTCATGGCCCAGGGGGTTGTGGGGCTAGTTCCAGCCCTCTGGTGGGCTGGTAAGTTTCTggcactaataagctagagggaagaCTCCAAAACTGCCTTTTGatctcccagcctcctttgcagctggTGTGATCATGTTACTGGGCTCTGGACCAGAGAAGACCAGGAAAGACCAAGGGAGTGTAGATATGCCTTATCCCACCCTCCTCCACACTTTTGTATCCTGAGGAGCCAGGACACAGACCTGGCTGTAACCTGGACTGACCAGAAAGATGAGGATGATGCCCTGGGTGGAGCCTGAGTCCTGAACAACCCAGTGGGCAGGGACCCCACCTCACTGCTGGACTTTCATGAGAATCTGAGACTGTAAAGAGAGCTCCATCGACTCAACCACATACTTTGAACTCAGGAAAGTCACCTGCAGCATCAGAAGCTCCCGGTGGTAAAGGGGGCCCTGGGTTAGAGGCCACATGTACAGAACAAGCTGAAGGGTCCCCTCCCCTCTAGGCAACTGCCTTCCTGGGATCCCAATCCTGCTTGGGCTGGGGGACCAAGGTCCCTGGACAGGACCCAGATGGCAGTGGTCAGACTCCTGCAGCCCTGAGTGAGGTAGAGGAACACAGAGGTCAATAGGGGCAGCCAAGCAATGGGTGGCAGAGGTAGGGACTTGTGTCCCCGCCACAGGTCCTGTGACAGGATGATGTGGCATCCGCAGAGTGTGGAAAGAAACATGTAAACAAAGCCCCAGACCCCTTCTGAGACTGAAAGCAAGTCACTACAAGTACTTGCTGAAAAGATGAATCACAGGAAAAGAAGTGTGGTTCCTGCTCATAGGGACAGATCAAATGTGAAGGGGGGCGCTGGGGGCcagaagtgagaaagagagaaggggtgGGAGCTGTCACGGCAGGCAGGGAGGTGGCAAGCTTCAGGGTGAGGGGCCGGGTGGGCTGGTTCACGGAGGAGGGTTGAGGATGTGAACTGGGGTGGTCTTATCGTTTCAGTTGAGCTGCCCCCGAACATTCTCTGGGCTTCGATCCACCAAGGCCTCCCATGTGTCACATGGGGAGCTGAAAAGCCCAGGGGCTCCTCTACTTCCCATGTGACTTTGGTTTATAGAAAGCGTGATTTGGCATCATCCGAAATGCACATCTGACCAATGTAAAGAACCTTGCAAGTTTCCACAACATATGCCACAGACACAAACGCCTCTGAAGAATGCTGGTGCCCAGTAGTGATTGATGACCCAGCGATGAACCTACTTGGATCTCTCACATCAGAACATGGCACAATGGGTGCCTCCGAGGCAGGTCTTGAGGGAACTCTTTAGATAGagccttcctcctgccccacagCCAACCTCCCTCCCTGATCCCCTCGCCTCCCTAAGGTTTGACCCAACTCCTTCAtcacccacccctttccccttttttcttgaccATCCAGTTTCCATCAGACCCTCAgcgagaaacaaaaataattcatgGTGCAAACTTGGGAGAAGAAGCTCACCTGGTAAAAAATAAGTCCCTTGGTACTTAAGAGGCCCTACCAAGTGCTGACTGCACGGAGGTCCCAGGAAGCTGAGTGGGGGGCAGCAGGGAATGGGGGTGTGGGGCTAACCGCCCCTCCCCTACACAGGGTACTGGTTTTCGGTGCATGCGTAGATGGTGCTTGGCTGGATTCTCCTCTGGATCCGCTCAGGCACTTTGGGGAGGATCTGGAAGGTCTGAGGCAGCAGCTCCAGACAGGCCTCAGAGAACTTCTTGATTCGCCAGCAGTAGATGATGCGGTTGAAGACGGACTTGAGGTAGCTGAGCTCTAGGACGCAGAGGCTGGTGGTGTAGAATGAGTGTCCACAGTAGAACCTCCAGCTGAACACGGGACAGCAGGCTGTAGACAGAGTGCGGCAGCCAGCACAGCGAGAAGCCCACGAAGAGGATCAGGATGGTGGTGAAGGCCTTGGTTTTGAAGCTCAGGTCCAGGCTGACCTGCTGCTGCCGCTGGAGCCACTGCAGGCCGGTGTGGGTCGGCAGCTGCAGGTCCAGGCTGTTGGACTTGTTGTGCACGTGCACGGCGTCCTTGCACACTGTGTGCAGTATGCCCAGGTAGGAGCTGAGCATCACGGCAAAGGTCGCGAAGAAGGCGGCCCCCACCAGCGTCAGCACTTAGGCGCGGCCGGCCAGCAACTCGGTGTAACCCAGCATGCATTGTGGGGCCCGCGCTGGCACCTCCACCTGCGGCCAGTCGCCCAGCGACAGGGTTGAGACACAGAAGTACAGAGCCCAGGACACGGCGGTGATCACCTTGGCCCTGTGGGGGTTCAGCCTTTCCTGATGCTGGATGATGATGAGGAAGTGGTCCACGCTGATGAGTAGGATGGCCACGCCCTCCAGGATGAAGGACCAGTAGAGCGCAGCAGAGAGACTGCAGAAGGAGTCCCCAAAGTGCCAGGAGACAGTGATAAGGGTTACGATGGTGAAGGGCATGAAGCACAAGGACAGTATGATGTACGAGAAGGCCAGCGTGGCCAgcagcagggtgatggtggagtGCATGGCCGGCCTCTGGTACATGATGATGCAGACCACGGTGTTGCTGAGGAACCCCACCACGATCATCAGCATCATGAGGACTGCCAGGGATATCCTGAGGGGCGCAGGTGAAGGGGGTGCCCGAGAGTCCACCGCATGGCTCCCTTTGGGCAGCAGGTATTCGTAGGTCTCAATGGACGAGCGGTTAGAGGCCATGATGGAGGAAATCCTGGAGCTGgggcagaaaggaaaggaaggggccTCAGCGCTTCAGGGGCTGCTGCGTTCTTTCTGCTAGCTGCATTTTCCTCCCGGTTGTCTTGGATCTAGAGGGCGCTGCAAGGGCTGGGAGGAGCCTCCCTCTTTGGGAGCAACTGGCTGGGATTTGCGATTCATCACAGCCTCACCATCTCCGTGACAATGACTGTGTTCGCAGCTTTCTACTTGGACTCTCTCACTGGCCTGTTGCAAAGAAGCATGACAGAGAAGGGGGTTAGATCTTCCAAGCATGGGTTGAATAGAGCAGTTTTTACCTTTTACAGGTATTTTAAACATCAGAGTGGAGCTGACTCACTTATTTACCACGTGGGGAAAAGGCTTGATCTTCACAAATACGACGAGCCTTGTCATGTAACCCAGGAAACCTGATCAGACCTACCTTGTGGGGGACCAGAATTTGTAATCAACATTTACATAATCAGCATGTATTTTATAACTTGAATTACAAGCATCCTGATCCAGTGAAGCTTTGGATGAGGCAACCCCCAGTAGAGAgccagctccatgagggcagggtttTGTCTGTGTGgtttgctgtgtccccagcagaaaagatgttcaacagaaattctgttgaatgaataaatggtagTTGATGCCGCTGCTATTTGTTTAAGTGTGGAGTCAcatgcagttttaagaaataatccAGCAAGATCCCATGTACCCTTCCCCCAATTTCCCTTAATGGTAACACTTTGGACAACTGTAGTGCTGCTAGAATGTTACTTTTGGAAACACCGATGAAAAGGAAGACACTATCCCCCCAGATAAACTCTTTTATAGGAtgctgttggggcttccctggtggcgcagtggttaagaatccgcctgccaatacaggggacgtgggtttgagccttggtccaggaagatcctacatgctgcacagcaacgaagcccgtgtgccacaactactgagcccacgtgccacagctactgaagcccacacgcctagaccccatgctcctcaacaagagaagccaccacaatgaaaagcctgcacaccgcaatgaagagtagcccctgttcgcttcaactagagaaaagcccacgcacagcaaggaagatcaaacgcagacaaaaaaaaaaagaaaaaaaagttgctttgtcagcaccagtgtcctcatggTAGAACAAGCTTCCAAAAATGTCTGCCACTAGTGTTTATGTCTCCAGTGGGAGTCCTAGTAGCTTCTTGCCTCTCCAAGTCGTCTCCAAGGTCAACTAATGGGTCTGACCCAGACTCCTTTCAAATTGTTTCCTCTGTGCTGGGATTCAGTACATGTGAGATTTTATTCATGCCTTTTAAAAGCAGAGTGTCTGTGTCATATAGTCCTCTGTCTCTCCCACATGCAAGCCCCACTGTCTTTTAAAGCCAAATGTTCTAGGGGCTCTTCTTCCCTGTGCAGGAACACTggactggggagcctgatgtggggttgAGACTCACCATTCCTTGTgaagaacctctgcaattgtgattcCTCTCATTTAAGCATTGCCTATTCAGGGGTGTGGGTCGTCTTCTCCCACACTTCTAGTTGTGGTTCCTCTTTTATATCTTTAGCtgaggaaaatcttttctgctagtcttcagctTGTTTTCATGGATAGTTGCTTTGTAAATacttgtaattttggtgtgcatCCATTGTAAGAAGGGAACATTTTCTTTCGCTTGGATTTTCAGTTGCTTGAAAAAATAAGACAAtacaatatcatttttttctataaaaattgagaaaaatcaaatgcATAGATATGTTCAACTTTAGAAAAGTAGGTATTTGGTAAAAGATACTTAATAATTGGTGTATtaccctcacacacacagacaaacataATTTAACTCCATATGCATAGTACATTTACTTTTCCATTCCTATTTATTTCATGTAGATCACACATTTTGTAAACTAGCATGGGTCATACCAAATGGCTCACTTTTTCTATTGCCCTATACATTTTCTGTACAAAGCATCTAACTGTTATGTTGcttatttaataatttgaaaTTCAATACTGGCAAAGCCAAGAATTTATGCTGATAATAAATCAATTTCTCTGAGGGGTGTGGAGTTGGGTTCATTGCTTTCCGTTCCTGGAAGGAAACGTTTAAATACTGACAACTGTTACTTTAAACCCACCTTGATATTTCAGGGGCTTGGGTCTAACCTCCCTTTAAATGCATACAAGTTTTCAGAGAATTCAACCTAAGCattcaaaaggaaaggaaaactggCTCAACTTTGTTCCATTTTCCTTCAGATAATGGATAGGAGAATGTGAAAGAGAAGCCATTTAGTCTTAAGTACACATTATATGGTATTTTCAAGGATGTAACAGTCCTTAGTTCTTGGGCAAAAATTCTTAAGTCTCAAGAGAAGTAAAACATTGACTTGTGAAGAGTTAGGAATTATATACACTAAAACCAAAACTTTTATTTATCTAGAAAGAAAGTTGACAAATACTATAACATAACACATGATCTTacagattttgaaatttttaaatgtggcaTTACTATTAAATAAATCATGTGGAAAACAACTATATTGACAACAATAGCAAAAAGTTGTATTTTGTACATCCTGCTGACAGTTGATAGCATGACTAAATTGATCAAAAtctattaattatttctttcaaccTTCAAAATCTCTCCTTGCTTAAAACTGATGAAATCACAACATCATTAATCCAAATAAGTGATTATAATTATCAAATTAATTATTCCTATACTATCAAGTTGTGGTTATTTTGATCAGTTTAAGTACTATGATCTGAAGACTGATTTCTGAATACTAAACATATATTTAGGGGCTTTTACTTTGATTTCTGGTAAAGCTTTGCATATTTGATAATAACAATGACAGATTATATTTGAATTTGAACCCAATACACAGATTTTATTGTTTCTGTATTTCAGATAGTCAAAAATCAATTACCTTGACAATAGTGCTTATTTCAtatgtacaaaatatattttaagattagacaaggaatgtttctttttcttcttctaatattaatattattactactactactacttaaGACTGGCTTGCCTCACCTATATAGAGAGTAAAagtatagtttattataagaccACCTGGTGTCAATATGAATGAATTGAAATTAACAGGTAGATAAccctcttcatttttaaagaaaagtgttaCTTCTCAAGTGTTAGTGTgattatattttctgtcttccaAGACTTCACAAAATGAATTGCTGCTGAAATTTCTATGACACCTGTCCTTTTCTTAAGAAGAAGAAGCCTATATCAGTCAGGACAGCTGATTTGGTTGGATCTCATTTCCACCACGGAGAGGGGGAAGCTTTTTACTGAGGAATTGTGCTGTGTTACATATAACAAAACACTTTGAGAGAGTTGCCTATACCCCATTTCTTCTCCTTCCATTCACTTTTGAACCCACTTCAATTAGGTTTTCATGCCCATTCTTCTATTTGTTCTTCTCAAAGTAACAAATAACTTGCACATTGCTAAATACATTAACCAATTCCCAGTCCTCAGTGTATTTGATCAACAGTGTGTTAATCAatctaattcttttaaaaaaaattttattttatattggagtatagttaactaacaatattgtgttagtttcaggtgtacagcaaagtgattcagttatacatatacatgtacatattctttttcaaattattttcacatttaggttattacagagtatttagcagacttccctgtgctatacagtgggtccttcctggttatctattttaaatatagcagtgtgtatatgtcaatcccaaactcccaatctatccttcTCCCCTACCTTtcctctctggtaaccataaattcatcctctaagtctgtgagtctgtttgttttgtaaatcagttcatttgtatcattatttttagattttgcatgtaagtgatatcatatgatatttgtctttctgtgtctgacttacttcacttagtatgataatatctaggtccattcatgttgctgcaaatggcattattttattctttttaatgactgagtaatattccattatatacaggtaccacatctttatccattcctctgttgatagacatgtaggttgcttccatgtcttggttattacaaacagtgctgaaatgaacattgctgtgtgtgtatacttttgaaccatgtttttcttgaaatatatgtccaggagtggaattgctggatcatatgctagctctattattagttttttaagaaatctccatactgttttccatagtggctgtacccatttaatactttcccaccaacagtgtgggaggcttcccttttctccacaccctgtccagaatttactgtttgtagatatttggtaatgg carries:
- the LOC116758772 gene encoding LOW QUALITY PROTEIN: probable G-protein coupled receptor 45 (The sequence of the model RefSeq protein was modified relative to this genomic sequence to represent the inferred CDS: deleted 1 base in 1 codon; substituted 1 base at 1 genomic stop codon), translated to MASNRSSIETYEYLLPKGSHAVDSRAPPSPAPLRISLAVLMMLMIVVGFLSNTVVCIIMYQRPAMHSTITLLLATLAFSYIILSLCFMPFTIVTLITVSWHFGDSFCSLSAALYWSFILEGVAILLISVDHFLIIIQHQERLNPHRAKVITAVSWALYFCVSTLSLGDWPQVEVPARAPQCMLGYTELLAGRAXVLTLVGAAFFATFAVMLSSYLGILHTVCKDAVHVHNKSNSLDLQLPTHTGLQWLQRQQQVSLDLSFKTKAFTTILILFVGFSLCWLPHSVYSLLSVFSWRFYCGHSFYTTSLCVLELSYLKSVFNRIIYCWRIKKFSEACLELLPQTFQILPKVPERIQRRIQPSTIYACTENQYPV